A genomic region of Mesorhizobium sp. NZP2077 contains the following coding sequences:
- a CDS encoding NAD(P)/FAD-dependent oxidoreductase: MSRPVRLGGIGISYDIAIAGAGPAGLAMALYLKRAGHRVTLVERFEEPKPVGSGLILQPTGLTVLADLGLLDDILALGARIDRLHGADASTGRTVLDVRYDAQRGHRFGLAVHRAALFGVLFRAARREAIAIETGVEIETMEAGERATLICGNGRRAGPFDLIVDASGSRSKLRQSVGNAGAPRPLTYGAFWASLDWRGEGFDEHALLQRYDKACVMIGVLPIGRPEPGAERMAAFFWSLKPADADAVRAVGIDAWKERVVRLWPQSEAYTSQIDGFDQLSLARYGHHTMKLPVGRSLAVIGDAAHSTSPQLGQGANMALLDAAALSHALARTQSVEAALETYAKARRWHVRVFQALSLAFTPFYQSDSTALPFIRDRLVATIAKIPPAPQLLASMVAGTVIDPFRRAGLREARWDFGQNRVHDTTAS; the protein is encoded by the coding sequence TTGTCCCGGCCAGTTCGGCTTGGGGGCATCGGCATTTCCTACGACATCGCAATTGCAGGCGCTGGCCCGGCGGGGCTGGCCATGGCGCTCTATCTCAAGCGTGCCGGGCATAGGGTCACCCTCGTCGAGCGCTTCGAGGAGCCGAAGCCGGTCGGCTCCGGGCTGATCCTGCAGCCGACCGGCTTGACGGTTCTGGCCGATCTCGGCCTGCTCGATGACATACTGGCGCTCGGCGCCCGCATCGACCGGCTGCATGGCGCCGACGCCTCGACCGGCCGCACCGTGCTCGACGTCCGCTACGACGCCCAGCGCGGCCACCGTTTCGGCCTGGCGGTGCACCGCGCGGCCCTGTTCGGCGTGCTGTTTCGCGCCGCCCGACGTGAGGCCATCGCCATCGAGACGGGCGTCGAGATCGAGACCATGGAGGCCGGCGAACGGGCGACGCTGATCTGTGGCAATGGGCGACGGGCAGGGCCATTCGACTTGATTGTCGACGCCAGTGGTTCGCGCTCGAAACTGCGGCAGAGCGTGGGCAATGCAGGTGCACCACGGCCACTCACCTATGGCGCGTTCTGGGCCTCGCTCGACTGGCGCGGCGAGGGCTTTGACGAACACGCGCTTCTACAGCGCTACGACAAGGCCTGCGTGATGATCGGCGTGCTGCCGATCGGCCGGCCGGAACCGGGCGCCGAGAGGATGGCGGCCTTCTTCTGGAGCCTGAAGCCGGCCGATGCCGATGCGGTGCGCGCTGTCGGCATCGATGCCTGGAAGGAACGGGTGGTGCGGCTGTGGCCGCAGAGCGAGGCGTATACCAGCCAGATCGACGGTTTCGATCAGCTCTCGCTGGCCCGCTACGGCCATCACACGATGAAGCTTCCCGTCGGTCGCAGCTTGGCCGTCATCGGCGATGCCGCGCATTCGACCAGCCCACAGCTTGGGCAAGGGGCCAATATGGCGCTGCTCGACGCGGCGGCGCTCAGCCATGCGCTGGCGCGCACGCAGAGCGTCGAGGCAGCGCTTGAAACCTACGCCAAGGCGCGGCGCTGGCATGTGCGTGTCTTTCAGGCGCTGTCGCTGGCGTTCACGCCGTTCTACCAGTCGGATTCCACGGCGCTGCCCTTCATCCGCGACAGGCTGGTGGCGACCATCGCAAAGATCCCACCGGCGCCGCAGCTTCTGGCCTCGATGGTCGCCGGCACGGTGATCGATCCGTTCAGGCGGGCAGGGCTTAGGGAAGCGCGGTGGGATTTCGGACAAAATCGGGTTCATGATACGACCGCGTCATAG
- a CDS encoding CHAT domain-containing tetratricopeptide repeat protein, translating into MRIVASFLLMLVVALPLPQAQAQTPAQASQQGAADSQEALKARIDAAYKLMMDAGRFDEGYAQLRATLLDAARSDLYEFTVESYSNAGATFLNNQILDHAEEIFAEGLKTRAMQQDVEKRGDFYLNYAMLKQAEKDYKGLVSMCATATNLYAHYHGKESQELLYANDVLATGVAAFGQIASAINIEQRNLKLAEQVTGTDDRFIWKLQNNLADMLRQMGAPTRALQYDLAVLEKRIGYYGPNHFNVLVSANNTAQDYLNLGKYDEALRHFQQDRDIAVVLKQEGNLVEQADAWLLYTRVLSGAQPFDQPTLARLQQLTTDPNYPEILAINIAHLLAAHFIAVGDPENSMSQLERAQSIAEATYGVVHPLTFAARQGLANLKAKTNPEAAAADFAALDDDMLRWNWFQVSTAGNPVVAEASRALADDMLYDYARLAKDNASVVPAFAEAVRRWPTLENEKRDLLRRLSRLIDPNDAETRYLIQTGIRLSLAYQEAASSGDSSDDPGAVQPEQVEAAYQKATARVMAKYSFSQSVVDKPLPSADTLLKPNEVLIDYFITRKWRADRESAYPLEDERLYAIVTRKDQQPSLYDLGDPRRIIPAARETRMANLRSTRSAQERGAVTLIDLNATFTGLYAGLIAPLEQSLGGADTLFVVPDGKLFSVPFPLLQDGEGAWLDDRFVVRMLTRPEALLNAGVDQGFPKTGKALLAGGLDYARGSEKGAEPLPGTRKEVDTIASILRDDDYSVEMLTGPAASERTLREDMEQATIAHLATHGAYRDEKEGGVGAVNALWQSQVVLSQSGDRQSMKRDDDDGRLYGMELMNWNLSGLDLLVLSACETARGQETFVGGLRGLPTAIDIAGAKRALLTLWPVDDAGTAAFMVGFYNHLAAGQTYPEALRQTRRDARDGKILGAQDPRVWAAFVMFEN; encoded by the coding sequence ATGCGCATCGTTGCATCGTTCCTGTTGATGCTGGTCGTGGCATTGCCTCTCCCTCAGGCCCAAGCCCAGACGCCAGCCCAGGCCAGCCAGCAGGGGGCGGCTGACAGTCAGGAGGCGCTGAAAGCCCGCATCGACGCGGCCTACAAGCTGATGATGGACGCGGGACGCTTCGATGAAGGCTACGCGCAATTGCGCGCAACGCTACTCGATGCCGCCAGAAGCGACCTCTACGAATTCACCGTGGAGAGCTATTCGAACGCAGGCGCGACGTTCCTGAACAACCAGATCCTCGACCATGCCGAGGAGATTTTTGCCGAAGGGCTGAAAACCCGGGCGATGCAGCAGGATGTCGAGAAGCGCGGCGACTTTTATCTCAATTACGCGATGCTGAAGCAGGCCGAGAAGGACTATAAGGGCCTTGTTTCCATGTGCGCGACAGCGACCAATCTATACGCCCATTACCATGGCAAGGAATCCCAGGAACTCCTTTATGCCAATGATGTGTTGGCGACCGGGGTTGCCGCATTCGGTCAAATCGCTTCAGCCATCAATATCGAACAACGCAATCTGAAGCTGGCCGAGCAGGTGACCGGTACCGATGATCGTTTCATCTGGAAGCTGCAGAACAATCTGGCCGACATGCTGCGTCAGATGGGGGCTCCGACACGTGCCTTGCAGTACGATCTGGCCGTGCTGGAGAAGCGGATCGGCTACTACGGTCCAAATCATTTCAACGTTTTGGTCAGCGCCAACAACACGGCGCAGGACTATCTGAACCTTGGCAAGTACGACGAGGCGTTGCGTCACTTCCAGCAGGACCGGGACATTGCCGTCGTTCTCAAGCAGGAAGGCAATCTGGTCGAACAGGCCGACGCATGGCTGCTCTACACCAGGGTGCTCTCTGGTGCGCAGCCGTTCGACCAGCCGACGCTGGCACGGCTGCAACAACTGACCACCGACCCGAACTATCCCGAAATACTGGCAATCAACATCGCTCACCTGCTCGCCGCGCATTTCATCGCAGTGGGCGACCCGGAAAACAGTATGAGCCAACTTGAGCGAGCCCAAAGCATCGCCGAAGCGACATACGGGGTGGTGCACCCGCTGACCTTTGCCGCGCGGCAGGGTTTGGCCAATCTCAAGGCGAAGACGAATCCGGAGGCGGCGGCCGCCGATTTCGCGGCACTCGACGATGACATGCTGCGTTGGAATTGGTTTCAGGTAAGCACCGCTGGCAACCCAGTCGTCGCCGAGGCCAGCCGAGCCCTGGCTGACGACATGCTGTACGACTATGCGCGCCTGGCAAAAGACAATGCATCGGTGGTGCCGGCATTTGCCGAAGCCGTGCGCCGCTGGCCGACGCTTGAAAATGAAAAACGCGATCTGTTGCGAAGACTGTCTCGCTTGATCGATCCGAACGATGCGGAGACACGGTATTTGATCCAGACCGGGATCCGGCTGTCGCTGGCCTATCAGGAGGCGGCGTCCAGCGGTGACAGTTCCGACGATCCAGGTGCGGTGCAGCCGGAACAGGTCGAGGCTGCATACCAAAAGGCCACCGCCAGAGTCATGGCCAAATACAGTTTCAGCCAGAGCGTGGTGGACAAGCCGCTGCCGTCGGCCGATACACTGCTGAAGCCAAACGAGGTGTTGATCGACTACTTCATCACCCGCAAGTGGCGGGCGGATCGGGAGAGTGCTTATCCGCTGGAAGATGAGCGCCTCTATGCCATCGTCACGCGCAAGGACCAGCAGCCTAGCCTCTACGATCTCGGCGATCCGCGCCGGATCATCCCGGCCGCTCGCGAAACACGCATGGCAAATCTGCGGTCGACGCGTTCCGCGCAGGAGCGCGGCGCCGTGACATTGATCGATCTGAACGCCACATTCACCGGCCTTTATGCCGGTCTGATCGCACCGTTGGAGCAATCGCTTGGCGGCGCCGACACGCTTTTCGTGGTGCCGGACGGAAAGCTGTTTTCAGTGCCGTTCCCCTTGCTGCAGGACGGTGAGGGCGCGTGGCTCGACGACCGCTTCGTCGTGCGCATGCTGACGAGGCCGGAAGCGCTGTTGAATGCCGGCGTCGATCAGGGTTTTCCCAAGACCGGTAAAGCTTTGCTGGCCGGCGGGTTGGACTATGCGCGAGGGTCGGAGAAGGGAGCGGAGCCGCTGCCAGGGACCCGCAAGGAGGTCGATACGATCGCCTCGATTCTGCGTGACGATGACTATTCGGTCGAAATGCTTACCGGACCGGCGGCCAGCGAACGGACGTTGCGCGAGGATATGGAGCAGGCGACGATTGCGCATCTGGCCACCCATGGCGCCTACCGCGATGAGAAAGAGGGCGGTGTGGGCGCCGTGAATGCGCTTTGGCAGAGCCAGGTCGTGCTGTCGCAATCGGGAGACCGGCAGTCGATGAAACGTGACGATGATGACGGCCGGCTCTATGGCATGGAATTGATGAATTGGAATCTGTCGGGCCTGGACCTGCTTGTCCTGTCCGCCTGCGAGACGGCACGTGGCCAGGAGACGTTCGTCGGCGGCTTACGTGGCCTGCCGACGGCCATCGACATTGCCGGCGCCAAACGCGCGCTGCTGACGCTGTGGCCGGTGGACGACGCCGGGACCGCCGCCTTCATGGTCGGGTTCTACAACCATCTTGCCGCTGGACAGACCTATCCGGAAGCGCTGCGCCAGACCCGCCGCGATGCTCGTGACGGCAAGATATTGGGCGCCCAGGACCCGCGGGTCTGGGCTGCCTTTGTCATGTTCGAGAACTGA
- a CDS encoding glutathione S-transferase family protein, producing the protein MSDKLVLVSHPLCPYVQRAAISLTEKGVPFERVDIDLADKPDWFKAISPLGKVPLLRVQRNGEETTIFESAVILEFLEETQANPLHPADPYARARQRAWIEFGSASLNAIGRLYSAPTEAGFLAESRALSGMFDRLEAELADGTGPWFAGDRFSLVDAVYGPVFRYLDAFDRIGDFGILDGKPHVQAWRQALRDRPSIRHAVAPDYPQRLHAFLQAKGSFLSSLIRPNDQAGPFALARSA; encoded by the coding sequence ATGTCCGACAAACTCGTTCTCGTCAGCCATCCTCTCTGCCCCTATGTCCAGCGCGCGGCGATCTCGCTGACCGAAAAGGGCGTGCCGTTCGAACGCGTCGACATCGACCTCGCCGACAAGCCGGACTGGTTCAAGGCGATCTCGCCGCTCGGCAAGGTGCCGCTGCTGCGCGTGCAGCGAAATGGCGAGGAAACGACAATCTTCGAATCCGCGGTCATCCTCGAATTCCTCGAGGAGACCCAGGCCAATCCTCTGCACCCCGCCGACCCCTATGCCCGCGCCCGCCAGCGCGCCTGGATCGAGTTCGGCTCGGCCAGCCTGAACGCCATCGGCCGGCTCTATTCGGCACCGACCGAGGCCGGCTTCCTCGCCGAGTCCCGCGCCCTGTCGGGAATGTTTGATCGCCTTGAGGCCGAACTGGCTGATGGCACCGGCCCATGGTTCGCCGGCGACCGCTTCTCGCTCGTCGATGCGGTCTACGGCCCAGTTTTCCGATATCTCGACGCTTTCGACCGGATCGGCGATTTCGGCATCCTGGATGGCAAGCCGCACGTCCAGGCCTGGCGGCAGGCGCTGCGTGATCGGCCGTCGATCAGGCACGCCGTGGCGCCGGACTATCCGCAGCGCCTGCACGCCTTCCTGCAGGCAAAGGGGTCTTTTCTGTCGAGCCTCATCCGCCCAAACGATCAAGCCGGGCCATTTGCGTTGGCGCGATCGGCTTGA
- a CDS encoding MarR family winged helix-turn-helix transcriptional regulator — MTEKATPSPEAIQAWARLMRVSRQLVESAEDALKQGGLPPLAWYDVLHELAEAGEGGLRPFQLIERTLFAQYNISRLLARLEVDGLVEKLTVVDDGRGQTIRITAKGRETRRRMWAVYGRSIAELVGARLTPDELNTMSALLGRLRHPPAGD; from the coding sequence ATGACCGAGAAAGCCACGCCTTCGCCGGAAGCCATCCAGGCCTGGGCTCGCCTGATGCGCGTTTCGCGCCAGCTGGTGGAGAGTGCTGAAGACGCGTTGAAGCAGGGCGGCCTGCCGCCGCTTGCCTGGTACGATGTGCTGCACGAGCTCGCCGAGGCGGGTGAGGGTGGCTTGCGGCCGTTTCAATTGATCGAGCGCACTCTGTTTGCGCAATACAACATCTCGCGGCTTCTGGCCCGGCTCGAGGTCGACGGGCTGGTGGAGAAGCTGACGGTGGTCGACGACGGCCGCGGCCAGACCATCCGCATCACGGCCAAGGGGCGAGAGACGCGCCGGCGGATGTGGGCCGTCTATGGCAGGTCGATCGCCGAACTGGTTGGCGCCAGGCTTACGCCGGACGAGCTGAACACGATGTCGGCACTGCTTGGCCGGCTGCGCCATCCGCCTGCCGGAGATTGA